From a single Hymenobacter sp. YIM 151500-1 genomic region:
- a CDS encoding glycosyl hydrolase family 18 protein, which produces MKTNSYLKTLVAACLLLLSVPALAQFKVVGYMPSWNGDVNAVQYDKLTHINYAFLLPNGDGSLRPIENPGKLQSLVSASRSRGVKVLIAVGGWNDGNDSAFEQLAANATARTNFVNNLVGFVNQYNLDGVDMDWEYPDAGASASNYAAMMQQLGSALRSRGKLLTAAVVGINGGSILNSVFNDVDFLNLMAYDANNFDHSTFDFAVQSINYWKGRGLPASKTVLGVPFYGRPSWESYATLLSRGADPNADVFNGIGYNGITTIKRKTNLAFDQGGGIMMWELSQDATGPNSLLTAINQVVRERSGGGSGVATFFKNCNYDGAAVALPVGDYTLGQLQARGILNDDVSSIRVSGGYQVVLYENDNFSGASLTVGADNGCLVNNPLGAGNWNDKVSSVRVQTASSGFSTTIQAEAFSNMSGVQVEACTEGGQNVGYIDQGDWLAYYNVTFPTSGTYTIEYRVASLSGSRLSSDLNAGAIQLGNVDIPATGGWQTWTMVSQTVNVQAGTYNFGVYAQAGGWNLNWIRISRAGASRVAASSAATLAASEVEPYPNPVAGRLHFRSARNLAGSTYQVLDAYGQVQAAGTLGTDGADVASLRAGVYTLCITTKERQKITRRLVKQ; this is translated from the coding sequence ATGAAAACCAACTCCTACCTGAAAACCCTGGTGGCGGCTTGCCTGCTGCTACTTTCGGTGCCGGCCCTGGCTCAGTTCAAGGTCGTCGGCTACATGCCCTCCTGGAACGGCGACGTCAACGCCGTGCAGTACGACAAGCTCACCCACATCAACTACGCCTTTCTGCTGCCCAATGGCGACGGCAGCCTGCGGCCCATCGAAAACCCTGGCAAGCTGCAAAGCCTGGTATCGGCGAGCCGCAGCCGGGGCGTGAAGGTGCTGATAGCCGTGGGCGGCTGGAACGACGGCAACGACAGCGCCTTTGAGCAGCTGGCCGCCAACGCCACGGCCCGCACCAACTTCGTCAACAACCTCGTTGGCTTCGTCAATCAGTACAACCTCGACGGGGTGGACATGGACTGGGAATACCCCGACGCGGGAGCTTCGGCCAGCAACTACGCCGCCATGATGCAGCAGCTGGGCTCGGCGCTGCGCAGCCGCGGCAAGCTGCTGACGGCCGCCGTGGTGGGCATCAACGGGGGCAGCATCCTGAACAGCGTGTTCAACGACGTGGACTTTCTGAACCTGATGGCCTACGACGCCAACAACTTCGACCACTCCACCTTCGACTTCGCCGTGCAGTCCATCAACTACTGGAAGGGCCGCGGGCTGCCGGCCAGCAAAACCGTGCTGGGCGTGCCCTTCTACGGCCGGCCCAGCTGGGAATCGTACGCTACGCTGCTTTCCCGCGGCGCCGACCCCAACGCCGACGTATTCAACGGCATCGGCTACAACGGCATTACCACCATCAAGCGCAAAACCAACCTGGCCTTCGATCAGGGCGGCGGCATTATGATGTGGGAATTGTCGCAGGACGCCACCGGCCCCAACTCCCTGCTCACGGCCATCAACCAGGTGGTGCGGGAGCGGAGTGGCGGCGGGAGCGGCGTAGCTACGTTCTTCAAGAACTGCAACTACGACGGGGCGGCCGTGGCCCTGCCCGTGGGCGACTACACCCTGGGCCAGCTGCAAGCCCGCGGCATTCTCAATGATGATGTGTCGTCGATTCGGGTGAGCGGCGGCTACCAGGTGGTGCTGTACGAAAACGACAACTTCAGCGGGGCCTCGCTCACGGTGGGCGCCGACAACGGCTGCCTGGTAAACAACCCGCTGGGCGCCGGCAACTGGAACGACAAGGTATCGTCGGTGCGGGTGCAAACGGCCTCCTCGGGCTTCTCAACCACGATTCAGGCCGAAGCCTTCAGCAACATGAGCGGCGTGCAGGTGGAAGCCTGCACCGAGGGCGGCCAGAACGTGGGCTACATTGACCAAGGCGACTGGCTGGCCTACTACAACGTCACCTTCCCCACTTCGGGTACCTACACCATTGAGTACCGCGTGGCCAGCCTGAGCGGCAGCCGCTTGTCCTCGGACCTGAACGCGGGAGCTATTCAGCTGGGCAACGTGGACATTCCGGCCACGGGCGGCTGGCAGACGTGGACGATGGTGTCGCAGACGGTCAACGTGCAAGCTGGCACCTACAACTTCGGCGTGTACGCCCAGGCCGGGGGCTGGAACCTGAACTGGATTCGCATCAGTCGGGCTGGCGCCAGCCGCGTAGCCGCCAGCAGTGCCGCCACCCTGGCCGCCAGTGAGGTGGAGCCCTATCCTAACCCGGTAGCCGGCCGCCTGCACTTCCGCTCGGCGCGCAACCTGGCCGGTAGCACCTACCAGGTGCTGGACGCCTACGGCCAGGTACAGGCCGCCGGCACGCTGGGCACCGACGGCGCCGACGTGGCCTCGTTGCGGGCCGGCGTGTACACGCTCTGTATCACCACGAAAGAGCGTCAGAAAATCACTCGCCGCCTGGTGAAGCAGTAG
- a CDS encoding glycosyl hydrolase family 18 protein, with product MKQNNPFSPRENRNRLRETMRAMVWSWLALLLLLPAAMQAQVSPTVPKKRTDHNKQIIGYITQWGPWKDIPGLIPKGSLNHLNVDYSQYTIINFSFFGVAVDGSIHSGDYRNPNIAQPGATQQPAPLVNTDIYSSWDLYLLQGELDIIQYISDGSYAYSLGYRNAPGGWSNVNTGESGAFPLAIHKQGGKLGLLDLAHQQGVKVMASIGGWSMSKHFGEMAATPAKRAAFIRDCKKLIAMGFDGIDLDWEYPGQAGMNFTGQPQDYTNFAVLVEEIRAAIGPGKLITAAFTAVPTKFNQFDWARLSRSMDYFNFMTYDYNGGWSGKAGHNSPLYDYPNAEYAGFSLDATTQGIKAAGIPLNKVNLGVAFYGRGVVTNGPAALHAPTVKRQETVSPDGSVMTAADFANWPKDVWDGTPNYQAILAQTANWTEHWDDNAKVPYKTNGSYFLSYDNERSVGLKAQYVKDQQLAGVIVWTLSGDWTGLASNPQVLGGKLVYSPNTKAPLVNKLNEVFATGGTSTNTPPTVSISSPANNATFAAGTGIDINVSAADANGTVAKVEFFQGTTKLGEDMSSPFSFRWTGAAAGTYSLTAKATDNQGATTTSAAVAVTVTAAPVAQAIPGTIQAESFSAQQGTDTEPTTDAGGGRNVNWVETGDWLDYNVNVAAAGTYTVGFRVASIPGAATLQLRNSAGTVLGSVNVGATGGWQSWTTVSTTVTLPAGVQTLRVHVLASTGCNINWLSFAPVTAGNTPPTVSLTGPANGASFVAPASFTLTADAADANGSISKVEFFQGSTKLGEDTSAPFTYAWSGVAAGTYSLTAKATDNQGATTTSAAVSVTVTSGNPSGNPAGKVIVGYFHNWNNASAPYIRLRDVNPKYNVVNIAFAVPVAPGNMTMTFEPTNQPKAEFIADIRTLQAQGRKVQISIGGADAPVELNTTADKDKFVASMKGIITEYGFDGFDIDLEGTSVILNAGDSDFKNSTTPKINNLVVASRELTAFFRGQGKEFWLTAAPEVQYVQGGYANYGTAFGGYLPVLYGLRDLLTFVHVQYYNTGSQNALDEKVYSQGTADFIVAMTDMLLRGFPVARNTANVFPALRQDQVAFGLPATGTGSAPAGGYVPPAEVTKALNYLVNGVSFGGQYVLPARYPNLRGIMTWSINWDRTQGDAFVNNAYAFFGGTNPNPDPNPNPNPTNTPPTVSLTAPAAGATAAAPASFTLTATAADANGTVAKVEFFQGTTKLGEDTDGSNGWSYAWTSVAAGSYSLTARATDNQGATTTSAAVTVTVTGGGSACTVPAWSATAVYVKDNQVSRNGNVYIAKWWTQGEDPLTKSCTDCVWRLVGPCGTARTAAAAAPELTLFPNPVANELTIQAGQSLNGGQFEILDARGRVWAKGAAVGRLNVSKLPAGVYTLKLTLRGHAPVTKRFVK from the coding sequence ATGAAACAAAACAACCCGTTTTCCCCCAGGGAAAACCGTAACCGCCTGCGCGAAACGATGCGGGCTATGGTGTGGTCTTGGCTGGCACTGCTCCTGCTGCTGCCGGCCGCCATGCAGGCCCAGGTGAGCCCGACGGTGCCAAAGAAGCGCACCGACCACAACAAGCAGATTATTGGCTACATCACGCAGTGGGGGCCGTGGAAAGACATTCCGGGCCTGATTCCCAAGGGCAGCCTCAACCACCTGAACGTTGATTATTCACAGTACACCATCATCAACTTCTCGTTTTTCGGGGTGGCCGTGGATGGGTCCATTCACAGCGGCGACTACCGCAACCCCAACATTGCCCAGCCCGGTGCCACCCAGCAGCCGGCCCCGCTGGTCAACACCGACATTTACAGCAGCTGGGACCTGTACCTGCTGCAAGGCGAGCTGGACATCATCCAGTACATTTCGGACGGCAGCTACGCCTACTCCCTGGGCTACCGCAACGCGCCGGGTGGCTGGTCGAATGTGAATACGGGCGAGTCGGGTGCGTTTCCGCTGGCCATTCATAAGCAGGGCGGCAAGCTGGGCTTGCTCGACCTGGCTCACCAGCAGGGCGTGAAGGTGATGGCCTCGATTGGGGGCTGGAGCATGAGCAAGCACTTCGGCGAAATGGCCGCCACGCCGGCCAAGCGTGCCGCGTTTATTCGGGACTGCAAGAAGCTGATTGCCATGGGCTTCGACGGCATCGACCTGGACTGGGAATACCCCGGCCAGGCCGGCATGAACTTCACCGGCCAGCCCCAGGACTACACCAACTTTGCGGTGCTGGTAGAGGAAATCCGGGCCGCCATTGGGCCGGGCAAGCTGATTACGGCCGCCTTCACGGCCGTGCCCACCAAGTTCAACCAGTTTGACTGGGCGCGCCTGAGCCGGTCGATGGACTACTTCAACTTCATGACCTACGACTACAACGGGGGCTGGTCGGGCAAAGCCGGCCACAACTCCCCGCTGTATGATTACCCAAATGCCGAGTACGCCGGCTTTTCGCTGGACGCCACTACACAAGGCATCAAGGCGGCCGGCATTCCGCTCAACAAGGTAAACCTGGGCGTGGCTTTCTACGGCCGCGGAGTGGTAACCAACGGCCCGGCCGCTCTGCACGCGCCCACGGTAAAGCGCCAGGAAACCGTCAGCCCCGACGGCTCGGTGATGACGGCCGCCGACTTTGCCAACTGGCCGAAAGACGTGTGGGACGGCACCCCGAACTACCAGGCCATTCTGGCCCAAACCGCCAACTGGACCGAGCACTGGGACGACAACGCCAAAGTGCCCTACAAAACCAACGGCAGCTACTTTCTGAGCTACGACAACGAACGGTCGGTGGGCCTGAAGGCCCAGTACGTGAAAGACCAGCAGCTGGCCGGCGTCATCGTCTGGACCCTCTCGGGCGACTGGACGGGCCTGGCGTCCAACCCCCAGGTGCTCGGCGGCAAGCTCGTGTACAGCCCCAACACCAAGGCCCCGCTGGTCAATAAGCTGAACGAGGTGTTTGCCACGGGCGGCACGTCAACCAACACCCCGCCCACGGTAAGCATCAGCTCCCCGGCCAACAACGCCACATTTGCGGCTGGCACGGGCATTGACATCAACGTAAGCGCCGCTGACGCCAACGGCACGGTAGCCAAGGTCGAGTTCTTCCAGGGCACGACGAAGCTGGGCGAAGACATGAGCAGCCCCTTCAGCTTCCGCTGGACCGGGGCCGCGGCGGGCACCTACTCGCTCACGGCCAAGGCCACTGACAACCAGGGCGCCACCACTACCTCGGCCGCAGTAGCCGTGACGGTGACGGCCGCGCCGGTGGCCCAGGCCATTCCGGGCACCATTCAGGCCGAGAGCTTCAGCGCCCAGCAAGGCACCGACACCGAGCCCACCACCGACGCGGGCGGGGGACGCAACGTGAACTGGGTGGAAACCGGCGACTGGCTGGACTACAATGTGAACGTAGCCGCGGCCGGCACCTACACCGTCGGTTTCCGCGTGGCCAGCATTCCGGGCGCGGCCACCTTGCAGCTGCGCAACAGCGCCGGCACGGTGCTGGGCAGCGTGAACGTAGGTGCTACCGGCGGCTGGCAGAGCTGGACTACGGTGAGCACCACCGTGACCCTGCCCGCCGGGGTGCAGACCCTGCGCGTGCACGTACTCGCCTCGACGGGCTGCAACATCAACTGGTTGTCGTTTGCGCCGGTGACGGCGGGCAACACGCCGCCCACGGTAAGCCTGACGGGCCCGGCCAACGGCGCTTCGTTTGTGGCCCCGGCCAGCTTCACGCTCACGGCCGACGCCGCCGACGCCAACGGCAGCATCAGCAAAGTCGAGTTCTTCCAGGGCAGCACCAAGCTGGGCGAAGACACCTCGGCGCCGTTCACCTATGCGTGGTCGGGCGTGGCCGCGGGTACGTATTCGCTGACAGCTAAGGCCACCGACAACCAGGGCGCCACTACTACCTCGGCGGCCGTGAGCGTGACCGTGACAAGCGGCAACCCGTCGGGCAACCCGGCTGGTAAGGTGATTGTGGGCTACTTCCACAACTGGAACAACGCCAGCGCCCCCTACATCCGCCTGCGCGACGTGAACCCCAAGTACAACGTGGTCAACATTGCCTTTGCCGTGCCCGTGGCTCCCGGCAACATGACCATGACCTTCGAGCCCACCAACCAGCCCAAGGCCGAGTTCATTGCCGATATCCGGACCCTCCAGGCCCAGGGCCGCAAAGTGCAGATTTCCATTGGCGGCGCCGACGCCCCCGTGGAGCTGAACACCACCGCCGACAAAGACAAGTTTGTGGCCTCGATGAAGGGCATCATCACCGAGTACGGCTTTGACGGGTTCGACATCGACCTGGAAGGCACCTCGGTGATTCTAAACGCCGGCGACTCGGACTTCAAGAACTCCACCACGCCCAAAATCAACAACCTGGTGGTGGCTTCGCGGGAGCTGACGGCGTTTTTCCGCGGCCAGGGCAAAGAGTTCTGGCTGACGGCGGCCCCGGAAGTGCAGTACGTGCAGGGCGGCTACGCCAACTACGGCACGGCCTTTGGTGGCTACCTGCCCGTGCTCTACGGCCTGCGCGACCTGCTCACCTTCGTGCACGTGCAGTACTACAACACCGGCTCCCAGAACGCGCTGGACGAGAAGGTGTACTCCCAGGGCACCGCCGACTTCATCGTGGCCATGACCGACATGCTGCTGCGCGGCTTTCCGGTGGCCCGCAACACGGCCAACGTGTTTCCGGCCCTGCGGCAAGACCAAGTAGCGTTTGGCTTGCCAGCCACCGGCACCGGCTCGGCCCCCGCGGGCGGCTACGTGCCGCCGGCCGAAGTAACCAAGGCCCTAAACTACCTGGTAAACGGGGTTTCCTTCGGCGGCCAGTACGTGCTGCCGGCCCGCTACCCCAACCTGCGCGGCATCATGACCTGGTCTATCAACTGGGACCGGACCCAGGGCGACGCCTTCGTGAACAATGCCTACGCCTTCTTCGGCGGCACAAACCCGAACCCGGACCCAAATCCGAACCCCAACCCGACCAACACCCCGCCCACGGTCAGCCTGACCGCCCCGGCGGCGGGTGCTACCGCAGCGGCTCCGGCCAGCTTCACGCTCACGGCCACGGCGGCTGATGCCAACGGCACGGTGGCCAAGGTGGAGTTCTTCCAAGGCACCACCAAGCTGGGCGAAGATACCGACGGCAGCAACGGCTGGAGCTACGCCTGGACCAGCGTGGCGGCCGGCAGCTACTCGCTCACGGCCCGTGCCACCGATAACCAGGGCGCCACCACCACCTCGGCGGCCGTAACGGTAACCGTAACTGGGGGCGGCAGCGCGTGCACCGTGCCGGCTTGGTCGGCCACGGCGGTGTACGTCAAAGACAACCAGGTGTCGCGCAACGGCAACGTGTACATCGCCAAGTGGTGGACTCAGGGCGAAGACCCGCTTACCAAAAGCTGCACCGACTGCGTGTGGCGCCTGGTGGGCCCCTGCGGCACGGCCCGGACCGCAGCCGCAGCAGCTCCCGAGCTGACGCTCTTCCCCAATCCCGTTGCCAACGAGCTGACGATTCAGGCGGGCCAGAGCCTCAACGGCGGGCAGTTTGAGATTCTGGACGCGCGCGGACGGGTTTGGGCGAAAGGTGCCGCCGTGGGTCGCCTCAACGTGTCGAAGCTGCCCGCCGGCGTGTACACCCTGAAGCTCACGCTCCGCGGCCACGCCCCGGTAACCAAGCGCTTCGTGAAGTAG
- a CDS encoding peptidase inhibitor family I36 protein, translating to MKTTPLSANFLGSPTTSTRKPGRPFWAVARAAQKLVPAAAGLLLATTATAQVTVFQNCDYAGRKASFGVGSYPLSALTGAGLANDDVSSVLVTSGYQVTFYADDNYQGAALVKTSDTGCLTGAGWNDRASSFKVEKIPVPAPPTTWQEHWFDHNQLLSRVYYDDEVAVYYDKDVSRSITWPNTYLADVWRYTKQVYGSFGGDSRLYAVFHTGRYSGGHPATYFDAHHDYRNTIDGGPGPWTSGANNDLDLMTHEVAHIVEGACKGVKGSPAFGIWKDSKWAEIFNYDVYRGLGRTSDATRWYNLMIKQADNFPRSNTYWFRDWFYPIYSNYGEAAVLNRYFELLAQYYTRTNNKYGSMNWGEFVHFWSGAAGVDLKPLATQAFGWPAEWEQQFAQAQRQFPFTYGAAKQVLFCQHINYGGYAVPLAPGRYTTAALATAGILTNDLSSVRVPAGYEVRLYDNGDFTGASLLKTADDASLVDDGWNDRTSSIVVQKTSPTSLAATKTAVGLAVASSPEYRCLASDGAAPAGGGPAPAGPAAGELRLFPNPATTSVVLTGLAPAPTEVGIYDKRGVLRHTVRLERPGPEVKLNCATLEKGTYLIRVSGSKTTRTYQFVKQ from the coding sequence ATGAAAACAACTCCGCTCTCAGCCAACTTTCTCGGTAGCCCGACAACTTCAACCAGAAAGCCCGGCCGCCCGTTTTGGGCAGTAGCCAGGGCCGCTCAGAAGCTGGTGCCAGCCGCCGCCGGGCTGCTGCTGGCTACCACGGCCACGGCCCAGGTAACGGTGTTTCAAAACTGTGACTACGCCGGGCGCAAGGCCTCTTTCGGAGTGGGCAGCTACCCGCTGTCGGCCCTGACCGGGGCCGGCCTGGCCAACGATGACGTGTCCTCGGTACTGGTGACGAGCGGCTACCAGGTCACGTTTTATGCCGACGACAATTACCAGGGTGCTGCGCTGGTTAAAACCAGTGACACGGGCTGCCTGACCGGTGCGGGCTGGAACGACCGGGCTTCTTCGTTCAAAGTAGAAAAGATACCCGTGCCGGCCCCGCCCACCACCTGGCAGGAGCACTGGTTCGACCACAACCAGCTGCTCAGTCGCGTGTACTACGACGACGAGGTGGCCGTGTACTACGACAAGGATGTGAGCCGCTCCATCACCTGGCCTAACACCTACCTGGCCGACGTGTGGCGCTACACCAAGCAGGTGTACGGCAGCTTCGGCGGCGACTCCCGCCTGTATGCCGTGTTTCATACCGGCCGGTACAGCGGTGGCCACCCCGCCACCTACTTCGACGCCCACCACGACTACCGCAACACCATTGACGGCGGCCCCGGCCCCTGGACCAGCGGCGCCAACAACGACCTGGACCTGATGACCCACGAGGTAGCCCATATTGTGGAAGGCGCCTGCAAGGGAGTGAAAGGGTCCCCGGCGTTTGGCATCTGGAAGGACAGCAAGTGGGCCGAAATCTTCAACTACGACGTGTACCGGGGTCTGGGCCGCACCAGCGACGCCACGCGCTGGTACAACCTGATGATCAAGCAGGCGGACAACTTTCCGCGCAGCAACACCTACTGGTTCCGCGACTGGTTCTACCCCATCTATTCCAACTACGGCGAAGCGGCCGTGCTGAACCGCTACTTCGAGCTGCTGGCCCAGTACTACACCCGGACCAACAACAAGTACGGCAGCATGAACTGGGGCGAGTTTGTGCACTTCTGGAGTGGGGCGGCCGGCGTCGACCTCAAGCCGCTGGCCACCCAGGCCTTTGGCTGGCCGGCCGAATGGGAGCAGCAGTTTGCGCAGGCACAGCGGCAGTTCCCATTCACCTACGGGGCGGCCAAGCAGGTGCTTTTCTGCCAGCATATTAATTACGGCGGCTACGCCGTGCCGCTGGCGCCGGGCCGCTACACCACCGCCGCCCTGGCCACGGCTGGTATTCTCACCAACGACCTGTCGTCGGTGCGCGTGCCGGCGGGCTACGAGGTGCGCCTGTACGACAATGGCGACTTCACCGGGGCCAGCCTGCTGAAAACTGCCGACGATGCCTCGCTGGTAGATGACGGCTGGAACGACCGGACTTCCTCCATCGTGGTGCAGAAAACAAGTCCTACGAGCCTAGCTGCCACCAAAACGGCGGTGGGGTTGGCCGTGGCATCCTCGCCCGAGTACCGCTGCCTGGCTTCTGACGGAGCTGCCCCAGCTGGGGGCGGCCCGGCGCCGGCTGGCCCGGCGGCCGGAGAGCTACGCCTGTTTCCGAACCCGGCCACCACAAGCGTGGTGCTGACCGGCCTGGCCCCGGCCCCGACCGAGGTAGGCATCTATGACAAGCGCGGCGTACTGCGCCACACCGTGCGCCTGGAGCGGCCAGGGCCGGAGGTGAAACTGAACTGTGCTACGTTGGAAAAGGGCACGTATCTGATTCGGGTTAGTGGCTCGAAAACCACGCGCACCTACCAGTTCGTCAAGCAGTGA
- a CDS encoding sugar MFS transporter, producing the protein MAAPISRTLPPPTAAPDAAAPRYTSALASLTVLFFMMGFITCLNDILIPYLKAIFSLSYTQANLINLCFFGAYLVMGIPAGKVVQRLGYKGGMLLGFLIGALGCFLFYPAAESRSYGLFLGALFVLATGVVLLQVAGNPYVAILGPPRSAPARLTLTQAFNSVGTTVAPLLGASLILANLPDLDTPAAAATIDVRAVQLPYLAIGGVLLLISVLLALLKLPRISHAAAEEEPGRHAWHYRHLVFGVVGIFAYVGGEVAIGSHIVSYLHLPDVLSLTPKAAGDKVAFYWGGAMVGRFVGAYLLSKFDPGRLLAFNAVGAVALVLLSISTTGEVAMWSLLAVGLMNSIMFATIFTLAVAGLGRHTEEASGLLNVGIVGGAVVPMLFGAVADASTLRWAFVLPIVCYLYIVWYGLRGHRPAAAASGSSFS; encoded by the coding sequence ATGGCCGCTCCCATCTCCCGCACCCTTCCGCCTCCCACCGCGGCCCCCGATGCTGCCGCCCCGCGCTACACTTCGGCGCTGGCCTCGCTCACGGTGCTGTTCTTTATGATGGGGTTCATCACCTGCCTCAACGACATCCTGATTCCGTATCTGAAAGCTATTTTCAGCCTCAGCTACACGCAGGCCAACCTGATTAACCTGTGCTTCTTCGGGGCCTATCTGGTGATGGGTATTCCGGCGGGCAAGGTGGTGCAGCGCCTGGGCTACAAAGGCGGCATGCTGCTCGGGTTTCTGATTGGTGCGCTGGGCTGCTTCCTGTTTTACCCGGCCGCCGAAAGCCGCTCCTACGGGCTGTTTCTGGGGGCGCTGTTTGTGCTGGCCACGGGCGTGGTGCTCTTGCAGGTGGCCGGCAACCCCTACGTAGCCATTCTGGGTCCGCCCCGGTCGGCGCCGGCCCGGCTCACGCTCACCCAGGCCTTCAACTCGGTAGGCACTACTGTGGCTCCGCTGTTGGGCGCTTCCCTGATTCTGGCCAACCTGCCCGACCTCGACACGCCCGCTGCCGCCGCCACCATCGATGTGCGGGCCGTGCAGCTGCCTTACCTGGCCATCGGTGGGGTGCTGCTCCTCATCAGCGTGCTGCTGGCGCTGCTGAAGCTGCCGCGCATCAGCCACGCCGCAGCCGAGGAGGAGCCTGGCCGCCACGCCTGGCACTACCGGCACCTGGTGTTTGGAGTGGTGGGCATCTTCGCCTACGTAGGCGGCGAGGTAGCCATCGGCTCCCACATCGTCAGCTACCTGCACCTGCCCGACGTGCTGAGCCTGACCCCCAAAGCAGCTGGCGACAAGGTGGCGTTTTACTGGGGCGGGGCCATGGTGGGGCGCTTCGTGGGGGCTTATCTGCTGAGCAAGTTTGACCCCGGCCGTCTGCTGGCCTTCAATGCGGTGGGCGCAGTGGCCCTGGTGCTGCTGTCCATCAGCACTACCGGCGAAGTGGCCATGTGGAGCCTGCTGGCCGTGGGGCTAATGAACTCCATCATGTTTGCCACCATTTTCACGCTGGCCGTGGCCGGGCTGGGCCGCCACACCGAAGAAGCATCGGGCCTGCTGAACGTGGGCATTGTGGGTGGCGCCGTGGTGCCCATGCTCTTCGGGGCCGTGGCCGATGCCAGCACCCTGCGCTGGGCGTTTGTGCTGCCCATCGTGTGCTACCTCTACATTGTGTGGTATGGCCTGCGCGGGCACCGGCCCGCAGCGGCGGCTTCAGGTTCGTCTTTCAGCTAG
- a CDS encoding glycoside hydrolase family 30 protein has protein sequence MPRRSTLIFSLACLLLGAAGGCSKKNLPAAAPPPPPPPATPAGPSQVALWLTTPDKSSLFRPSPVALNFRAGSSQNPAIAVDTAQTYQTIDGFGYTLTGGSAQLLHQMSAPARAALLQELFGTEGTSIGISYLRISIGASDLDERVFTYDDPPGGQPDPTLAHFSLAPDRAHLLPVLKEILAINPTIKLLGSPWTAPVWMKTNNRSIGGSLRAEYYPVYAQYFVKYLQAMQAEGVRVDAVTLQNEPLHPGNNPSMLMTAAEQATFIRDHVGPALRTAGLTTKIILYDHNLDRPDYPLSILQDPQASQYVDGSAFHLYAGSIETMSTVRNAFPGKHVYFTEQWTGGPGNFAEDFKWHMANLIIGAPRNWSRNVLEWNLAADPNYNPHTPGGCTTCLGALTISGDAVTRNSAYYTVAHAAKFVRPGSVRIGSNGPTTLPHVAYRTPTGQKVLIVLNTGSAPQTFDILFRGKAATTQLPAGAAGTYVW, from the coding sequence ATGCCCAGGCGTAGCACCCTTATTTTCAGCCTTGCGTGTTTGCTGCTGGGCGCAGCTGGCGGTTGCAGCAAGAAGAACCTACCTGCCGCGGCCCCGCCGCCGCCACCTCCGCCGGCCACGCCCGCCGGCCCCTCGCAGGTGGCGCTGTGGCTGACCACGCCCGACAAATCGAGCCTGTTTCGGCCAAGCCCGGTGGCGCTGAACTTTCGGGCGGGCAGCAGCCAGAACCCCGCCATTGCGGTAGATACGGCCCAAACCTACCAGACCATCGACGGCTTTGGGTACACGCTCACGGGCGGCAGCGCCCAGCTGCTGCACCAGATGAGCGCCCCGGCGCGGGCGGCGCTGCTGCAAGAGCTGTTTGGTACGGAGGGCACCAGCATTGGCATCAGCTACCTGCGCATCAGCATCGGGGCCTCGGACCTGGATGAGCGGGTGTTCACCTACGACGACCCGCCCGGCGGCCAGCCCGACCCCACGCTGGCCCACTTCAGCTTGGCCCCCGACCGCGCCCACCTGCTGCCGGTGCTCAAGGAAATCCTGGCCATCAACCCCACCATCAAACTCCTCGGCTCGCCCTGGACGGCACCGGTCTGGATGAAAACCAACAACCGCTCCATCGGCGGCTCGCTCCGGGCCGAGTACTACCCCGTGTACGCGCAGTACTTTGTGAAGTACCTGCAAGCCATGCAGGCCGAAGGCGTGCGGGTAGATGCCGTGACCCTGCAAAACGAGCCCCTGCACCCCGGCAACAACCCCAGCATGCTCATGACGGCCGCCGAGCAGGCCACTTTCATTAGGGACCACGTGGGGCCGGCGCTGCGGACGGCGGGCCTCACCACCAAAATCATTCTCTACGACCACAACCTCGACCGGCCCGACTACCCGCTCAGCATCCTGCAAGACCCGCAGGCCAGCCAGTACGTGGATGGCTCGGCGTTTCACCTCTACGCCGGCAGCATTGAAACCATGAGCACGGTGCGCAACGCCTTTCCCGGCAAGCACGTGTACTTCACCGAGCAGTGGACGGGTGGCCCCGGCAACTTCGCCGAAGACTTTAAGTGGCACATGGCCAACCTCATTATTGGGGCGCCGCGCAACTGGAGCCGCAACGTGCTGGAGTGGAACCTGGCCGCCGACCCCAACTACAACCCCCACACGCCGGGCGGGTGCACCACCTGCCTGGGCGCCCTCACCATCAGCGGCGACGCCGTAACGCGCAACTCGGCCTACTACACCGTGGCCCACGCGGCCAAGTTTGTGCGGCCCGGTTCGGTGCGGATAGGCAGCAACGGGCCGACTACCCTGCCCCACGTAGCCTACCGCACGCCCACCGGCCAGAAGGTGCTCATCGTGCTCAACACGGGTTCGGCCCCCCAAACCTTCGACATTCTGTTTCGCGGCAAAGCAGCCACCACCCAGCTACCGGCCGGGGCGGCGGGCACTTACGTGTGGTGA